A single genomic interval of Falco cherrug isolate bFalChe1 chromosome 8, bFalChe1.pri, whole genome shotgun sequence harbors:
- the NMUR2 gene encoding neuromedin-U receptor 2, whose translation MAWISNSSWFHHLALQEEHFRRYLNSTEDYLAFLCGPRRSHLFLPMALVYTLIFVVGVVGNFLVCLVILKHRNMKTPTNYYLFSLAISDLLVLLFGMPLEVYEMWSNYPFLFGPIGCYLKTALFETVCFASILSVTTVSVERYFAILHPFRAKLESTRKRALRTIVVLWVLSVLFALPNTGTHGIMLQYFPNGTLVPGSATCTVVMPMWIYNCIVQITSFLFYVLPMGVISVLYYLMGLRLKGDKSLEVEETAVNVQRPSRKSVTKMLFVLVMVFAICWAPFHIDRLFFSFVVEWTEPLANIFNLIHVVSGVFFYLSSAANPIIYNLLSQRFRMAFLSVISPCCKHWAPKHPTSKISAQQSVFVVEDHNLMDSAEDTSLPATHRTSVSSSQLCTGL comes from the exons ATGGCCTGGATCAGTAATAGCTCCTGGTTTCATCACCTCGCCCTACAGGAAGAACATTTCAGGAGGTACTTAAACAGCACCGAGGATTACTTGGCCTTCTTGTGTGGGCCCAGGCGGAGCCATCTGTTCTTGCCCATGGCTTTGGTGTACACCCTGATCTTCGTTGTCGGGGTGGTAGGTAACTTCTTAGTTTGCCTGGTAATCCTCAAGCACCGGAACATGAAGACCCCCACCAATTACTATCTCTTCAGCCTCGCCATCTCAGACCTGCTCGTGCTGCTTTTTGGGATGCCACTGGAAGTCTACGAGATGTGGAGCAACTACCCCTTCTTGTTTGGGCCCATCGGCTGCTATCTGAAGACGGCACTCTTTGAGACAGTCTGTTTTGCTTCCATCCTCAGCGTGACCACAGTCAGCGTGGAGAGATACTTTGCTATCCTCCATCCTTTCCGTGCCAAGCTGGAGAGCACTCGCAAGCGTGCCCTGAGGACCATCGTGGTGCTCTGGGTCCTCTCGGTCCTCTTCGCCCTCCCCAACACGGGCACCCATGGCATCATGCTGCAGTATTTCCCCAATGGCACACTGGTCCCTGGCTCTGCTACCTGCACTGTGGTCATGCCCATGTGGATCTACAACTGTATTGTCCAGAttacttcttttctcttctatGTGCTGCCTATGGGGGTAATAAGTGTGCTGTACTATCTGATGGGGCTGAGA TTGAAAGGAGACAAATCTTTGGAAGTGGAGGAAACGGCTGTGAATGTTCAGAGACCATCCAGGAAATCAGTCACCAAGATGTTGT TTGTCCTCGTGATGGTTTTTGCTATCTGCTGGGCTCCATTCCATATAGATCGacttttcttcagctttgttgTGGAATGGACTGAGCCTCTGGCTAATATATTCAACTTAATTCATGTGGTGTCAG GTGTCTTCTTCTatctgagctctgctgcaaaCCCCATCATTTACAATCTCTTGTCCCAGCGCTTCAGGATGGCTTTCCTCAGTGTGATTTCTCCTTGCTGCAAGCACTGGGCCCCAAAACATCCCACTAGCAAGATTTCTGCCCAGCAGAGCGTCTTCGTGGTTGAGGACCACAATCTCATGGACTCTGCTGAAGACACAAGTCTCCCTGCCACACACAGGACATCTGTCAGCAGCTCTCAGCTCTGCACTGGGCTGTGA